Proteins co-encoded in one Kutzneria chonburiensis genomic window:
- a CDS encoding bifunctional [glutamine synthetase] adenylyltransferase/[glutamine synthetase]-adenylyl-L-tyrosine phosphorylase, translating into MTDPRSTFSPARFGLTDPRAEDILHAGGWWRGGPVEGAELVLGALSRSPDPDLALQSLDRLREAAGGQWPAIAEALSTDGAFRGRLIAVLGSSTALGDFVIANPDEWRRLSSEAAPDHDYTAHLLRTVEEGDVRQLRRAYRGLLLDIAAADLGHLVQPEIAELGYEQVAEQLSDLADAALRASLALAAKQVDKPSTLAVIAMGKCGGRELNYVSDVDVVFVIDNDDDLSTATRLASSMMRIAGEACFEVDAALRPEGKAGALVRSLDGHIAYYKRWARTWEFQALLKARPVAGDAEVGRRYVEALAPMVWTAAGRENFVVDVQAMRRRVEDHVPKDIAERELKLGRGGLRDVEFAVQLLQLVHGRSDEALRSPTTMAALAALGSGGYVGRADAAGLAESYRFLRTLEHRLQLQRLRRTHTFPADDDRSGLRWLARSAGLYPDGRRAAADVLLAEFRRHGNRVRRLHEKLFYRPLLESVARVPTEGMRLTTKEATARLAALGYTAPDGALRHIEALTSGVSRRAAIQMTLLPVLLDLLANTPDPDGGLLAYRRVSEALADTPWYLRLLRDEGAVVERLAVVLSTSKLVPDLLVRAPEVLRLLSETASLAHRNPVEVAGSLRSAVGRHADLTQAVAAARSLRRHELLRVACADLLGLIKVEEVCAALSGVWLAVLQSALDVALRSADGTAPPATIAVVGMGRLGGRELGYGSDADVLFVCEPRNGATEAEAVKYANGIAEAVRRLLAAPSQDPPLVVDADLRPEGRNGPLARTLSSYQAYYAQWSEVWEAQALLRASNVAGDEDLGRRFCEMVDPVRYPAGGLDPAMVREIRRIKARVDAERLPRGADPTTHTKLGRGGLADIEWTVQLLQLQHAGDRPELRTTSTLEGLAFATEQGLITEADAEALTSAWLMATRARNAVTLVRGKPTDQVPTSGRELASVAAAMGYPQGTDPGEFLDDYRRTTRRARSVVERIFYDGQ; encoded by the coding sequence ATGACAGATCCACGGTCCACGTTCTCGCCGGCCAGGTTCGGGCTCACCGATCCACGGGCCGAAGACATCCTGCACGCCGGCGGCTGGTGGCGTGGCGGTCCGGTCGAAGGCGCCGAGCTCGTGCTCGGCGCCTTGTCGCGTAGTCCCGACCCGGACCTGGCGCTGCAGAGCCTCGATCGGCTGCGCGAGGCCGCCGGCGGGCAATGGCCGGCCATCGCCGAGGCGCTGAGCACCGACGGCGCGTTCCGCGGCCGGCTGATCGCCGTGCTGGGCTCGTCGACCGCGTTGGGCGACTTCGTGATCGCCAATCCCGACGAGTGGCGGCGGCTGAGCTCGGAAGCCGCGCCGGACCACGACTACACCGCGCATCTGCTGCGTACGGTCGAAGAGGGCGACGTCCGGCAGCTGCGCCGGGCCTATCGGGGGCTGCTGCTGGACATCGCGGCCGCCGACCTGGGGCACCTGGTGCAGCCGGAGATCGCCGAGCTCGGCTACGAGCAGGTGGCGGAGCAGCTGTCCGATCTGGCCGACGCCGCGCTGCGCGCATCCCTCGCACTGGCGGCGAAGCAGGTCGACAAGCCGTCCACGCTGGCCGTGATCGCCATGGGCAAGTGCGGTGGCCGCGAGCTCAACTACGTCAGCGACGTCGACGTGGTCTTCGTGATCGACAACGACGACGACCTGTCGACGGCGACCCGGCTGGCCAGCTCGATGATGCGCATCGCCGGCGAGGCCTGCTTCGAGGTGGACGCGGCGCTGCGCCCGGAGGGAAAGGCCGGCGCGCTGGTCCGGAGCCTGGACGGCCACATCGCGTACTACAAGCGCTGGGCCCGCACCTGGGAGTTCCAGGCGCTGCTCAAGGCGCGGCCGGTCGCCGGCGACGCGGAGGTCGGCCGCCGCTACGTCGAGGCGCTGGCGCCGATGGTGTGGACGGCGGCCGGACGGGAGAACTTCGTCGTCGACGTGCAGGCCATGCGCCGCCGCGTCGAGGACCACGTGCCGAAGGACATCGCCGAGCGGGAGCTGAAGCTCGGCCGCGGCGGGCTGCGAGACGTCGAATTCGCGGTGCAGCTGCTGCAACTCGTGCACGGCCGGTCGGACGAGGCACTGCGCTCGCCCACGACCATGGCGGCATTGGCCGCCCTGGGCTCCGGCGGCTACGTCGGCCGGGCCGACGCGGCTGGATTGGCCGAGTCGTACCGGTTCCTGCGCACGCTGGAGCACCGGCTCCAGTTGCAGCGGCTGCGGCGGACGCACACGTTCCCGGCCGACGACGACCGTTCGGGCCTGCGCTGGCTGGCGCGCTCGGCCGGGCTGTACCCGGACGGCCGGCGTGCGGCGGCGGATGTGCTGCTGGCCGAGTTCCGCCGGCACGGCAACCGGGTGCGTCGCCTGCACGAGAAGCTGTTCTACCGGCCACTGCTGGAATCCGTCGCCCGCGTGCCGACCGAGGGCATGCGGCTGACGACCAAGGAAGCCACGGCCCGCCTCGCCGCCCTCGGCTACACCGCGCCAGACGGCGCGCTCCGACACATCGAGGCGTTGACGTCCGGGGTCTCGCGGCGCGCGGCGATCCAGATGACGTTGCTGCCGGTGTTGCTCGACCTGCTGGCCAACACACCCGATCCGGACGGCGGCCTGCTGGCGTATCGGCGGGTGTCCGAGGCGCTGGCCGATACGCCCTGGTACCTGCGGCTGCTGCGGGACGAGGGTGCCGTGGTCGAGCGGCTCGCGGTCGTGCTGAGCACGTCGAAGCTGGTGCCGGACCTGCTCGTGCGGGCGCCGGAGGTGCTGCGGCTGCTGTCCGAAACGGCGTCGCTGGCGCACCGAAATCCCGTCGAGGTCGCGGGCTCGCTGCGCAGCGCCGTCGGCCGACACGCTGATCTCACGCAGGCCGTCGCGGCGGCGCGGTCGTTGCGCCGGCACGAGCTGCTGCGCGTCGCCTGCGCCGACCTGCTCGGGCTGATCAAGGTCGAAGAGGTGTGCGCGGCGCTGTCCGGTGTGTGGTTGGCGGTGTTGCAGTCCGCGCTGGATGTGGCCTTGCGGTCCGCCGACGGGACGGCGCCGCCGGCGACGATCGCGGTGGTCGGCATGGGTCGGCTCGGCGGCCGTGAGCTCGGCTACGGCTCGGACGCCGACGTGCTGTTCGTGTGCGAACCGCGCAACGGCGCCACCGAAGCCGAAGCCGTCAAGTACGCCAACGGCATCGCCGAGGCGGTTCGACGACTGCTCGCCGCCCCGAGCCAGGATCCGCCGCTCGTGGTCGACGCCGATCTCCGCCCCGAAGGCCGCAACGGGCCGCTGGCCCGGACCTTGAGTTCCTACCAGGCCTACTACGCGCAGTGGTCCGAGGTGTGGGAGGCGCAGGCGCTGCTGCGGGCCAGCAACGTGGCCGGCGACGAGGACCTCGGCCGGCGGTTCTGCGAGATGGTCGACCCCGTCCGCTATCCGGCCGGCGGGCTTGACCCGGCGATGGTGCGGGAGATCCGGCGGATCAAGGCCCGGGTCGACGCCGAGCGGCTGCCCCGCGGCGCGGATCCGACCACGCACACCAAGCTGGGCCGCGGCGGGCTGGCCGACATCGAGTGGACGGTGCAGCTGCTCCAGCTCCAACACGCCGGCGACCGGCCGGAGCTGCGCACCACGTCCACGCTGGAGGGCCTGGCCTTCGCCACCGAACAGGGCCTGATCACCGAGGCCGACGCGGAGGCGCTGACCTCGGCGTGGCTGATGGCGACCAGGGCACGTAACGCTGTGACGCTGGTGCGGGGCAAGCCGACCGACCAGGTGCCAACATCGGGGCGTGAGCTCGCATCCGTGGCGGCCGCGATGGGGTACCCGCAGGGCACCGATCCGGGGGAATTCCTGGACGACTACCGGCGTACCACCCGTCGGGCGCGCAGTGTGGTGGAGCGGATCTTCTACGACGGGCAGTGA
- a CDS encoding NADP-dependent oxidoreductase, with amino-acid sequence MKAIAQNEFGDAGVLSLQELPDPLVGPDQVLVAVKAASVNPVDYKIREGYVQGALPHHFPLIQGWDAAGVVVAVGPAADGYAPGDEVFGYLRKDHVQNGTFAELVAAPERGLAHKPAGITFEQAAALPLAGLTALQLLKKVGVGEGDTVLVHAAAGGVGHLAVQIARALGASRVIGTASERNHDFLRSLGAEPVTYGDGLEDRVAALLGGDGKVDAVLDLVGGEALSVSPKLVRDPARIGSIIDAKVRELGGQYVFVKPNSEQLSWLGELTASGEITVVIEKVFPLAESADAQRLVEGGHVRGKVVITV; translated from the coding sequence GTGAAGGCGATCGCGCAGAACGAGTTCGGCGACGCGGGGGTGCTGTCACTCCAGGAGCTGCCGGACCCGCTGGTCGGCCCGGACCAGGTGCTGGTGGCCGTGAAGGCGGCCAGCGTGAACCCGGTGGACTACAAGATCCGCGAGGGCTACGTGCAGGGCGCGCTGCCGCACCACTTCCCGCTCATCCAGGGCTGGGACGCCGCCGGCGTGGTCGTCGCGGTCGGCCCGGCGGCCGACGGCTACGCGCCCGGCGACGAGGTGTTCGGCTACCTGCGCAAGGACCACGTGCAGAACGGCACGTTCGCCGAGCTGGTGGCCGCGCCGGAGCGGGGCCTGGCCCACAAGCCGGCCGGCATCACGTTCGAGCAGGCGGCGGCGCTGCCGCTGGCCGGGCTGACGGCGTTGCAGCTGCTGAAGAAGGTCGGCGTCGGCGAGGGCGACACCGTGCTGGTGCACGCCGCGGCCGGCGGCGTCGGTCACCTGGCCGTGCAGATCGCACGGGCGCTCGGCGCTTCGCGGGTCATCGGCACGGCGTCGGAGCGCAACCACGACTTCCTGCGCTCGCTCGGCGCGGAGCCGGTGACCTACGGCGACGGCCTCGAGGACCGGGTGGCGGCGCTGCTGGGCGGCGACGGCAAGGTCGACGCGGTGCTGGACCTGGTCGGCGGCGAGGCGCTGAGCGTGTCGCCCAAGCTGGTCCGCGATCCGGCCCGTATCGGCTCGATCATCGACGCCAAGGTCCGCGAGCTGGGCGGTCAGTACGTGTTCGTGAAGCCGAACAGCGAGCAGCTGTCCTGGCTGGGGGAGCTCACCGCATCGGGTGAGATCACGGTGGTCATCGAGAAGGTGTTCCCGCTGGCCGAGTCGGCCGACGCGCAGCGCCTGGTCGAGGGCGGCCATGTGCGCGGCAAGGTCGTGATCACGGTCTGA
- a CDS encoding Imm32 family immunity protein produces the protein MAEPIPVESTREVVVAVPVYDAVHGLSRTWPQNYRLNFDVTPHGEVVIRGDKAGLRGLAVQLLALAEPDVPDRYHHRIDDFMLEVDRGSSPVRIEQAG, from the coding sequence ATGGCCGAACCCATTCCCGTTGAGTCCACGCGCGAGGTGGTCGTCGCCGTTCCGGTCTACGACGCGGTGCACGGCCTGAGCCGGACCTGGCCGCAGAACTACCGGCTGAACTTCGACGTCACGCCGCACGGCGAGGTGGTCATCCGCGGCGACAAGGCCGGCCTGCGTGGCCTGGCCGTGCAGCTGCTGGCGCTGGCCGAACCGGACGTGCCGGACCGCTATCACCACCGGATCGACGACTTCATGCTCGAGGTCGACCGTGGCTCGTCACCGGTGCGGATCGAGCAGGCAGGCTGA
- the glnA gene encoding type I glutamate--ammonia ligase, whose product MFTNPDEVLRFISDEEVKFVDVRFSDLPGIMQHFTVPAASFDADAIAEGLAFDGSSVRGFQQIHESDMLLLPDLATARIDPFRIEKTLIVNFFVHDPLTREAYSRDPRNIARKAELFIAENGVADQAFFGAEAEFYLFDSVRFDSAENASFHEIDSIAGWWNTGRDEEGGNQGYKVKFKGGYFPVSPTDHFADLRDKITLNLIDSGFTVERAHHEVGTAGQAEINYKFNSLLHAADDLQLFKYIVKNTAWQAGKTATFMPKPLFGDNGSGMHCHQSLWKDGAPLFYDESGYGGLSDTARHYIGGLLHHAPSLLAFTNPTVNSYHRLVPGFEAPVNLVYSQRNRSACIRIPITGNNPKAKRVEFRCPDSSGNPYLAFASMLMAGLDGIKNKIEPPAPVDKDLYELPPEEAREVAQVPASLGEVLDNLERDHDFLLEGGVFTPDVIETWIALKRENEIDPLRLRPHPYEFALYYDV is encoded by the coding sequence GTGTTCACCAATCCCGACGAGGTCCTGCGCTTCATCTCCGACGAGGAAGTGAAGTTCGTCGACGTCAGGTTCAGCGACCTGCCAGGCATCATGCAGCACTTCACCGTGCCGGCGGCGTCGTTCGACGCGGATGCCATCGCCGAGGGGCTGGCCTTCGACGGCTCGTCGGTGCGCGGGTTCCAGCAGATCCACGAGTCGGACATGCTGCTGCTGCCCGACCTGGCCACCGCGCGGATCGACCCGTTCCGCATCGAGAAGACCCTCATCGTCAACTTCTTCGTGCACGACCCGCTGACCCGCGAGGCCTACAGCCGCGACCCGCGCAACATCGCGCGCAAGGCCGAGCTGTTCATCGCCGAGAACGGCGTCGCGGACCAGGCGTTCTTCGGTGCCGAGGCGGAGTTCTACCTGTTCGACTCGGTGCGCTTCGACAGCGCCGAGAACGCCTCCTTCCACGAGATCGACTCCATCGCCGGCTGGTGGAACACCGGTCGTGACGAGGAGGGCGGCAACCAGGGTTACAAGGTCAAGTTCAAGGGCGGCTACTTCCCGGTCTCGCCGACCGACCACTTCGCCGACCTGCGCGACAAGATCACCCTGAACCTGATCGACTCCGGCTTCACCGTCGAGCGGGCCCACCACGAGGTCGGCACCGCCGGTCAGGCCGAGATCAACTACAAGTTCAACTCGCTGCTGCACGCGGCCGACGACCTGCAGCTGTTCAAGTACATCGTCAAGAACACGGCGTGGCAGGCCGGCAAGACCGCGACCTTCATGCCCAAGCCGCTGTTCGGCGACAACGGCTCCGGCATGCACTGCCACCAGTCGCTGTGGAAGGACGGCGCGCCGCTGTTCTACGACGAGTCCGGCTACGGCGGCCTGTCCGACACCGCGCGCCACTACATCGGCGGCCTGCTGCACCACGCGCCGAGCCTGCTGGCCTTCACCAACCCGACGGTGAACTCCTACCACCGCCTTGTCCCCGGCTTCGAGGCCCCGGTCAACCTGGTGTACTCGCAGCGCAACCGCTCCGCGTGCATCCGGATCCCGATCACCGGCAACAACCCGAAGGCCAAGCGGGTCGAGTTCCGCTGCCCCGACTCGTCGGGCAACCCGTACCTGGCCTTCGCCTCGATGCTGATGGCCGGCCTCGACGGCATCAAGAACAAGATCGAGCCGCCGGCCCCGGTCGACAAGGACCTCTACGAGCTTCCCCCCGAGGAGGCCCGCGAGGTCGCGCAGGTGCCGGCGTCGCTGGGCGAGGTGCTGGACAACCTCGAGCGCGACCACGACTTCCTGCTCGAGGGCGGCGTGTTCACGCCGGACGTGATCGAGACCTGGATCGCGCTCAAGCGTGAGAACGAGATCGACCCGCTGCGGCTGCGCCCGCACCCGTACGAGTTCGCGCTGTACTACGACGTGTGA
- a CDS encoding RDD family protein yields MNRWTGSWMSGPRAAMEPGGGDSAHRYRGERFGLPETGVGSIPSTARRAVAMLIDCVLAGLITGLFTMPDLPRNWSLLTWFLIGVVAVSFFGFTPGMYAMGVRVARIDGSAMVGVPRALLRTFLVGLIIPVVIWDYDYRGLHDRLVGTVVVRMR; encoded by the coding sequence GTGAACAGGTGGACCGGTTCGTGGATGTCCGGGCCGCGCGCGGCCATGGAGCCGGGCGGCGGTGACTCGGCTCACCGCTACCGCGGCGAGCGCTTCGGGCTGCCCGAGACCGGCGTCGGCTCGATCCCGTCGACCGCCCGGCGGGCCGTGGCCATGCTCATCGACTGCGTGCTGGCCGGTCTCATCACCGGCCTGTTCACCATGCCCGACCTGCCGCGGAACTGGAGCCTCCTGACCTGGTTCCTGATCGGCGTGGTCGCGGTGTCCTTCTTCGGCTTCACGCCCGGCATGTACGCGATGGGCGTGCGCGTCGCCCGCATCGACGGCTCCGCCATGGTCGGCGTGCCGCGGGCACTGCTGCGCACGTTCCTGGTCGGGCTGATCATCCCGGTCGTGATCTGGGACTACGACTACCGCGGCCTGCATGACCGTCTGGTCGGCACGGTCGTGGTCCGCATGCGCTGA
- a CDS encoding DUF4191 domain-containing protein — MAGKQEDKAAAKEASRAKRAESRARRGQIFEAFKMQRREDKALVPLMAAALVGVAAAAFLIGLIWDMQWLFLGPGVVLGALAAVLLFGRRVSRNVYSKAEGQSGAAAWALDNLRGGNWRVTQAVAGTTQFDAVHRVLGRPGVILVGEGAPHRVKNLLAQEKKRLARVVGSTPIYDFIVGNGEGEVPLRKLQQHMMKLPKNISNADVDRLEKGMAALASRGAALPKGPLPAGAKMRNVQRAMRRR; from the coding sequence ATGGCTGGTAAGCAGGAGGACAAGGCGGCCGCCAAGGAGGCGTCGCGGGCCAAGCGCGCGGAGTCGCGGGCTCGGCGCGGTCAGATCTTCGAGGCGTTCAAGATGCAGCGTCGCGAGGACAAGGCCCTGGTGCCGCTCATGGCCGCGGCACTGGTCGGGGTGGCCGCCGCCGCGTTCCTGATCGGCCTGATCTGGGACATGCAGTGGCTGTTCCTCGGCCCCGGCGTCGTGCTCGGCGCGCTGGCCGCCGTGCTGCTGTTCGGACGGCGCGTCTCGCGCAACGTCTACAGCAAGGCGGAGGGTCAGAGTGGCGCGGCCGCGTGGGCCCTGGACAACCTGCGCGGCGGCAATTGGCGGGTCACCCAGGCGGTGGCCGGCACCACGCAGTTCGACGCCGTGCACCGCGTGCTCGGCCGTCCCGGCGTCATCCTGGTCGGCGAGGGCGCGCCGCACCGGGTGAAGAACCTGCTCGCGCAGGAGAAGAAGCGGCTGGCCCGGGTCGTCGGCAGCACACCGATCTACGACTTCATCGTCGGCAACGGCGAGGGCGAGGTGCCGCTGCGCAAGCTCCAGCAGCACATGATGAAGCTGCCCAAGAACATCTCGAACGCCGACGTTGACCGGCTCGAGAAGGGCATGGCCGCGCTGGCCAGCCGCGGTGCCGCGCTGCCCAAGGGCCCGCTGCCCGCCGGCGCCAAGATGCGCAACGTGCAGCGCGCCATGCGCCGCCGGTGA
- a CDS encoding ATP-dependent DNA helicase UvrD2: MRGMDAGGRLLEDLDPEQLAAVTAPRGPVCVLAGAGTGKTRTITRRIAYLVDRGHVAPGQVLAVTFTKRAAGEMRTRLRALGVTGAQAVTFHAAALRQLRYFWPRVIGDAPWELIDGKLRLVGQAANRLGAPTSAESLRDLASEIEWAKASLITPEDYPAAVTRARRDVPMPAEQISRVYQGYEQLKTRARLLDFDDLLLHTAAILEEHSDVAVEFRDRYRCFVVDEYQDVTPLQQRVLNGWLGGRDDLTVVGDANQTIYSFAGASPRPLLDFPRRFPEAVVVRLERDYRSTPEVVALANRVIGAARDRPSGSRLRLIGHRPSGPEPKFSEFDDEPGEAVAVADKIGALLRNGVPASEVAILYRVNAQSEAYEQALAEAQIPYQVRGGERFFNRPEIRQAMVSLRGAVNGASEAGLPEIVREVLKPHGLSLEPPTGGAQRERWESLLALVELAEELDSVTPGADLARFVAELDLRAEAQHPPTVEGVTLASLHAAKGLEWDAVFLIGLTEGTMPIQHADTDEAAIEEERRLLYVGVTRAREHLWLSWSLSRTAGGRRHRRRSRFLYGLLPEDHPAARTVGGGAQREAAPTRRAVRVECRVCGDTLLNTPAIKLGRCATCPSDVDEELLDRLRKWRAARAKQLRVPPYVVFTDTTLTAIAEQRPRDTGGLVAISGIGPSKLDKYGADVIALVEGDAGVGST, from the coding sequence ATGCGGGGCATGGATGCCGGAGGTCGACTCCTCGAAGACCTGGATCCGGAGCAGCTCGCCGCGGTCACCGCGCCGCGCGGACCGGTGTGCGTGCTGGCCGGGGCGGGCACCGGGAAGACCAGGACGATCACCAGGCGGATCGCCTACCTCGTCGACCGCGGCCACGTGGCGCCGGGCCAGGTGCTCGCCGTCACCTTCACCAAGCGGGCGGCCGGCGAGATGCGGACCCGGCTGCGGGCGCTCGGCGTGACCGGCGCGCAGGCGGTCACCTTCCACGCCGCGGCCCTCCGCCAGCTCCGCTACTTCTGGCCGCGGGTGATCGGTGACGCGCCATGGGAGCTGATCGACGGCAAGCTGCGACTCGTCGGACAGGCGGCCAACCGGCTCGGGGCCCCGACCAGCGCGGAGTCGCTGCGTGACCTGGCCAGCGAGATCGAGTGGGCCAAGGCGTCGCTGATCACCCCGGAGGACTACCCGGCGGCGGTGACCCGCGCGCGGCGTGACGTCCCGATGCCGGCCGAGCAGATCTCCCGCGTCTACCAGGGCTACGAGCAGCTCAAGACCCGGGCGCGGCTGCTCGACTTCGACGACCTGCTGCTGCACACCGCGGCGATCCTGGAGGAGCACTCCGACGTCGCCGTCGAGTTCCGCGACCGGTATCGCTGCTTCGTCGTCGACGAGTACCAGGACGTGACGCCACTTCAGCAGCGGGTGCTCAACGGCTGGCTCGGCGGCCGCGACGACCTGACCGTGGTCGGCGACGCCAACCAGACCATCTACTCCTTCGCCGGCGCCTCGCCGCGACCGCTGCTGGACTTCCCGCGGCGGTTCCCGGAGGCCGTCGTGGTGCGGCTTGAACGGGACTACCGGTCGACGCCCGAGGTGGTGGCGCTGGCCAACCGGGTGATCGGGGCGGCGCGGGACCGCCCGTCCGGGTCGCGGCTGCGCCTGATCGGGCACCGGCCGTCCGGGCCGGAGCCCAAGTTCTCCGAGTTCGACGACGAGCCGGGGGAGGCCGTCGCGGTCGCCGACAAGATCGGCGCGCTGCTGCGCAACGGGGTGCCGGCCAGCGAGGTCGCCATCCTGTACCGGGTCAACGCCCAGTCCGAGGCCTACGAGCAGGCGCTGGCCGAGGCGCAGATCCCGTACCAGGTGCGCGGCGGCGAGCGGTTCTTCAACCGGCCCGAGATCCGGCAGGCGATGGTGTCGCTGCGCGGCGCCGTCAACGGGGCGTCCGAGGCCGGGCTGCCCGAGATCGTCCGCGAGGTGCTCAAGCCGCACGGCCTGTCGCTGGAGCCGCCGACCGGCGGGGCGCAGCGTGAGCGCTGGGAGTCGCTGCTCGCGCTGGTCGAGCTGGCCGAGGAGCTCGACTCCGTGACGCCCGGTGCCGACCTGGCGCGGTTCGTGGCCGAGCTGGACCTGAGGGCCGAGGCTCAGCACCCGCCGACCGTGGAGGGCGTCACGCTGGCGTCGCTGCACGCGGCCAAGGGGCTGGAGTGGGACGCGGTGTTCCTGATCGGCCTGACCGAGGGCACCATGCCGATCCAGCACGCCGACACCGACGAGGCGGCGATCGAGGAAGAGCGCCGGCTGCTCTACGTCGGCGTCACCCGGGCGCGTGAACATCTGTGGCTGTCGTGGTCGCTGTCGCGGACCGCCGGCGGGCGACGGCACCGGCGGCGCAGCCGCTTCCTCTACGGGCTGCTGCCCGAGGACCATCCGGCTGCCCGAACGGTCGGCGGTGGCGCCCAGCGGGAGGCCGCGCCGACGCGGCGGGCCGTGCGGGTCGAGTGCCGGGTCTGCGGCGACACGCTGCTGAACACGCCGGCGATCAAGCTCGGCCGCTGTGCCACCTGTCCGTCCGATGTGGACGAAGAGCTGCTCGACCGGCTGCGCAAGTGGCGGGCGGCCCGGGCCAAGCAGCTGAGGGTTCCTCCGTACGTGGTGTTCACCGACACGACGCTGACCGCCATCGCCGAGCAGCGGCCGCGGGACACCGGGGGCCTGGTGGCGATCTCCGGCATCGGCCCGAGCAAGCTCGACAAGTACGGCGCCGACGTGATCGCCCTGGTCGAGGGGGATGCGGGTGTAGGCTCCACCTGA